A region of Streptomyces sp. NBC_01788 DNA encodes the following proteins:
- a CDS encoding helix-turn-helix domain-containing protein: MADDYLVRIGKLIRDARQHRGWTQAQLAEALGTSQSAVNRVERGNQNISLEMIARIGEALDSEIVSLGYAGPMHLRVVGGRRLSGAIDVKTSKNACVALLCASLLNKGRTVLRRVARIEEVYRLLEVLNSIGVRTRWINDGTDLEIVPTADLDLDAIDAEAARRTRSIIMFLGPLLHRVDQFKLPYAGGCDLGTRTIEPHMIALRRFGLDITATEGQYHAVVDHAVRPDRPIVLTERGDTVTENALLAAARHNGVTVIRNASSNYMVQDLCFFLEVVGVRVEGIGTTTLTVHGVPEIDVDVDYSPSEDPVEAMSLVAAAVVTESELTVRRVPIEFLEIELAVLEEMGLDHDRTPEYFADNGRTRLVDLTVRPSKLEAPIDKIHPMPFPGLNIDNVPFFAAIAAAAQGKTLIHDWVYDNRAIYLTDLNRLGGRLQLLDPHRVLVEGPTRWRAAEMMCPPALRPAVVVLLAMMAAEGTSVLRNVYVINRGYEDLAERLNSIGAQIETFRDI; the protein is encoded by the coding sequence ATGGCAGACGACTACCTCGTACGCATCGGCAAGCTCATCCGTGACGCCCGACAGCACCGGGGCTGGACGCAGGCACAGCTGGCCGAGGCACTCGGCACCAGTCAGAGCGCCGTCAATCGCGTCGAGCGGGGCAACCAGAACATCAGCCTTGAGATGATCGCCCGCATCGGTGAAGCCCTGGACAGCGAGATCGTCTCGCTGGGCTACGCGGGCCCCATGCACCTTCGGGTGGTGGGCGGCCGCCGGCTCTCCGGCGCGATCGACGTGAAGACGAGCAAGAACGCGTGCGTGGCGCTGCTGTGCGCCTCGCTGCTCAACAAGGGGCGCACGGTGCTGCGCCGGGTCGCCAGGATCGAGGAGGTGTACCGCCTGCTGGAGGTGCTGAACTCCATCGGCGTGCGCACCCGCTGGATCAACGACGGCACCGACCTGGAGATCGTGCCGACGGCCGACCTCGACCTGGACGCCATCGACGCCGAGGCCGCCCGCCGCACGCGGTCCATCATCATGTTCCTCGGGCCGCTGCTGCACCGGGTGGACCAGTTCAAGCTGCCCTACGCGGGCGGTTGCGACCTCGGTACGCGGACCATCGAGCCGCACATGATCGCGCTGCGCCGGTTCGGTCTGGACATCACCGCGACCGAGGGCCAGTACCACGCCGTGGTGGACCACGCCGTCCGCCCGGACCGCCCGATCGTGCTGACCGAGCGCGGCGACACCGTGACCGAGAACGCGCTGCTGGCGGCGGCCCGCCACAACGGCGTGACGGTCATCCGCAACGCCTCCTCCAACTACATGGTCCAGGACCTGTGCTTCTTCCTGGAGGTGGTCGGCGTCAGGGTCGAGGGCATCGGCACGACGACGCTCACCGTGCACGGTGTGCCGGAGATCGACGTCGACGTCGACTACTCGCCCTCCGAGGACCCGGTGGAGGCGATGAGCCTGGTGGCGGCCGCCGTGGTCACCGAGTCGGAGCTGACGGTGCGCCGGGTGCCGATCGAGTTCCTGGAGATCGAGCTCGCGGTCCTGGAGGAGATGGGCCTGGACCACGACCGCACGCCCGAGTACTTCGCCGACAACGGCCGCACCCGGCTGGTGGACCTCACCGTACGGCCCTCCAAGCTGGAGGCGCCGATCGACAAGATCCACCCGATGCCGTTCCCGGGCCTGAACATCGACAACGTCCCGTTCTTCGCGGCGATCGCGGCCGCCGCGCAGGGCAAGACACTGATCCACGACTGGGTCTACGACAACCGCGCGATCTACCTGACGGACCTGAACCGCCTGGGCGGCCGCCTGCAACTCCTCGACCCCCACCGGGTCCTGGTCGAAGGCCCCACCCGCTGGCGCGCAGCCGAGATGATGTGCCCACCGGCCCTGCGCCCCGCCGTGGTCGTCCTCCTGGCCATGATGGCCGCGGAGGGCACGTCGGTCCTGCGCAACGTCTACGTCATC
- a CDS encoding GH92 family glycosyl hydrolase — protein MRFRPMSLLLAAVLATGGATPALAASAAPPGPGPALVQDATAYVDPLIGTRNGGNVFPGAVAPFGMLSFSPENTRGDATRTAAPGGYQYDATRIRGFSLTHMSGTGCAGGSGDIPFFPYAGKVTTSPASDTKDAVYASDFRHSDETAEPGHYKVGLASGVTADLTATARTGSARFTYPADQPASLLIRTANSQVGSTGSSVTIDPAKRTVSGSVTSGNFCGYLDPEGRRAYYTLYFTARFDRPFTASGTWQDDKLNPGATSATGGTGGFANGGRPVAGKGAGGYVEFAPGTGPVGVKVGVSYVSQAGAEANLAAENPPQRSFDSVKDAARRAWRDRLRAIRVGGGTDDERTTFYTALYHALLHPNVISDADRRYRGADDKVHTVGRGHQAQYGTFSGWDVYRDQVQLLTLLSPDTGSDIAQSLYELAGQNGGVWDRWLHGASGTHVMNGDPSPTALAGIHAFGGTGFDLKGALASLVKAATVPTERDLSPAGKPVLSAGQRPSLDKYLKLHYMPSVSNAWGGAAETLEMSTADFALAQLADAAGQKKTAAAFAERAQWWQNNFNVAAHSSGGYIANRKADGSWVTGFTPDTGNGFVEGSAAQYTWMVQHNPAGLFAAMGGRETALARLDDFFHNADGGWAFTGNGGAKSELDNEPSINVPYLYDYAGAPYKTQETVRAAMRQLWTTQPGGIPGNDDLGAMSAWYVFSALGMYPQVPSRAELVLASPLFERIDIQRPHGRGISVRATGAAAGSPYVRSLKVNGRASDRPWLPASFVRDGGRLDYTLASTPDRAWGSAASAAPPSFRQGEQPYQIGVGPTAATLAPGGSTTIGVRALSLNGGQGPEVRFSVRTPSGVTATPAEGTVTDGARQITLTAAPDAEQGFYDTQVTVTSGSQSYEQPVSLTVAAPGSLLAAYDNTGISDDEGEHDEADYDGGGWSYSRQALAAAGLTPGGQGTVNGLSFTWPNSPSGRPDNASGAGQSIELRTPASRLSFVGSAVNGNQQTKATVTYTDGTTGTVDLSFTDWTVGGGGGTVQFGNTVVARTAYRNVAGADQDKVTTYVFATAPYEAPAGKRISGVRLPGNADLHVFTVATG, from the coding sequence ATGCGTTTCCGTCCCATGTCCCTGCTGCTGGCCGCGGTGCTCGCGACCGGCGGCGCCACCCCTGCCCTCGCGGCGTCCGCCGCGCCACCGGGACCCGGTCCCGCCCTGGTCCAGGACGCGACCGCGTACGTGGACCCGCTGATCGGCACCAGGAACGGCGGCAACGTCTTCCCGGGCGCCGTCGCCCCGTTCGGCATGCTCTCCTTCAGCCCCGAGAACACCCGCGGCGACGCCACGAGGACGGCCGCGCCCGGCGGCTACCAGTACGACGCGACCCGCATCCGCGGCTTCAGCCTCACCCACATGTCCGGCACCGGTTGCGCGGGCGGCAGCGGCGACATCCCCTTCTTCCCGTACGCGGGGAAGGTCACCACCTCACCGGCGAGCGACACCAAGGACGCCGTCTACGCCTCCGACTTCCGCCACTCCGACGAGACCGCCGAGCCCGGCCACTACAAGGTGGGCCTCGCCTCCGGAGTCACCGCCGACCTCACGGCCACGGCCCGCACCGGCTCGGCCCGCTTCACCTACCCCGCGGACCAGCCCGCCTCGCTTCTCATCCGTACCGCCAACTCCCAGGTGGGCTCGACCGGTTCGTCGGTCACCATCGACCCGGCGAAGCGCACCGTCTCCGGCTCCGTCACCTCCGGGAACTTCTGCGGCTACCTCGACCCCGAGGGCCGGCGCGCCTACTACACCCTGTACTTCACCGCCCGCTTCGACCGCCCCTTCACGGCTTCCGGCACCTGGCAGGACGACAAGCTGAACCCGGGCGCGACCTCGGCGACCGGCGGCACGGGCGGCTTCGCGAACGGCGGCAGGCCCGTGGCGGGCAAGGGCGCCGGCGGCTACGTCGAGTTCGCCCCCGGCACCGGCCCGGTCGGCGTCAAGGTCGGCGTCTCCTACGTCAGTCAGGCCGGCGCCGAGGCCAACCTGGCCGCGGAGAACCCGCCCCAGCGCTCCTTCGACTCGGTCAAGGACGCGGCCCGCCGCGCCTGGCGGGACCGACTGCGCGCGATCCGCGTCGGCGGCGGCACCGACGACGAGCGCACCACCTTCTACACCGCGCTCTACCACGCCCTGCTCCACCCGAACGTCATCAGCGACGCCGACCGCCGGTATCGCGGCGCCGACGACAAGGTCCACACCGTGGGCCGCGGCCACCAGGCCCAGTACGGCACCTTCTCCGGCTGGGACGTCTACCGCGACCAGGTGCAGCTGCTGACCCTGCTCAGCCCGGACACCGGTTCGGACATCGCCCAGTCCCTGTACGAGCTGGCCGGCCAGAACGGCGGTGTCTGGGACCGCTGGCTGCACGGCGCGAGCGGCACCCACGTCATGAACGGCGACCCCTCGCCGACCGCCCTCGCCGGCATCCACGCCTTCGGCGGCACCGGCTTCGACCTGAAGGGGGCCCTCGCCTCCCTGGTGAAGGCGGCGACCGTGCCGACCGAGCGGGACCTGTCCCCGGCGGGCAAGCCGGTCCTGTCGGCCGGCCAGCGGCCCTCCCTGGACAAGTACCTGAAGCTGCACTACATGCCGTCCGTCTCCAACGCCTGGGGCGGCGCGGCCGAAACGCTGGAGATGTCCACGGCCGACTTCGCCCTGGCCCAGCTCGCCGACGCGGCCGGGCAGAAGAAGACCGCCGCCGCCTTCGCCGAGCGCGCCCAGTGGTGGCAGAACAACTTCAACGTCGCGGCCCACTCCTCCGGCGGCTACATCGCCAACCGCAAGGCCGACGGCAGTTGGGTCACCGGCTTCACCCCGGACACCGGCAACGGCTTCGTCGAGGGTTCGGCGGCCCAGTACACCTGGATGGTCCAACACAACCCGGCCGGCCTGTTCGCGGCGATGGGCGGCCGGGAGACGGCGCTGGCCCGCCTGGACGACTTCTTCCACAACGCCGACGGCGGTTGGGCGTTCACCGGCAACGGCGGCGCCAAGTCCGAACTCGACAACGAGCCCTCGATCAACGTCCCCTACCTGTACGACTACGCGGGCGCGCCCTACAAGACGCAGGAGACCGTCCGCGCGGCCATGCGGCAGCTGTGGACCACGCAGCCGGGCGGTATCCCCGGCAACGACGATCTCGGCGCGATGTCCGCCTGGTACGTCTTCTCCGCGCTCGGCATGTATCCGCAGGTGCCCTCTCGCGCCGAACTCGTGCTGGCCTCACCGCTGTTCGAGCGGATCGACATCCAACGCCCGCACGGCAGGGGCATCTCCGTGCGCGCCACGGGAGCGGCGGCCGGATCCCCGTACGTCCGGTCCCTGAAGGTGAACGGCCGGGCGAGCGACCGCCCCTGGCTGCCGGCGAGCTTCGTCCGTGACGGCGGCCGGCTCGACTACACCCTCGCGTCCACCCCGGACCGCGCCTGGGGCAGCGCCGCGTCCGCCGCCCCGCCCTCCTTCCGCCAGGGCGAGCAGCCGTACCAGATCGGTGTGGGCCCGACCGCGGCGACGCTCGCGCCCGGCGGCAGCACGACGATCGGGGTCCGCGCCCTCTCCCTGAACGGCGGCCAGGGCCCCGAGGTGCGCTTCAGCGTCCGCACCCCGTCCGGTGTCACGGCCACCCCCGCCGAGGGCACGGTGACCGACGGCGCCCGACAGATCACGCTCACCGCCGCCCCGGACGCCGAACAGGGCTTCTACGACACGCAGGTCACGGTCACCTCCGGCAGCCAGTCCTACGAGCAGCCGGTGTCCCTGACGGTGGCGGCCCCGGGCAGCCTGCTGGCCGCCTACGACAACACCGGGATCTCGGACGACGAGGGCGAACACGACGAGGCCGACTACGACGGGGGCGGCTGGAGCTACTCCCGCCAGGCCCTCGCGGCGGCCGGCCTGACCCCGGGCGGGCAGGGCACGGTGAACGGCCTGTCCTTCACCTGGCCCAACTCGCCCAGCGGGCGCCCGGACAACGCCTCGGGAGCCGGCCAGAGCATCGAACTGAGGACGCCCGCTTCCCGGTTGTCCTTCGTCGGCAGCGCGGTCAACGGCAACCAGCAGACGAAGGCCACCGTCACCTACACCGACGGCACCACGGGCACCGTCGACCTCTCCTTCACCGACTGGACCGTCGGCGGGGGCGGCGGCACCGTCCAGTTCGGGAACACGGTGGTGGCCAGGACCGCGTACCGCAACGTCGCGGGCGCGGACCAGGACAAGGTGACCACCTACGTCTTCGCCACCGCGCCGTACGAGGCCCCGGCGGGCAAGCGGATCAGCGGCGTGCGGCTGCCCGGCAACGCCGACCTGCACGTCTTCACCGTCGCCACGGGCTGA
- the acnA gene encoding aconitate hydratase AcnA has translation MSANSFDARSTLQVGDESYEIFRLDKVEGAARLPYSLKVLLENLLRTEDGANITADHIRALGGWDSQAKPSQEIQFTPARVIMQDFTGVPCVVDLATMREAVKELGGDAAKINPLAPAELVIDHSVIADKFGTNDAFKQNVELEYGRNKERYQFLRWGQTAFDEFKVVPPGTGIVHQVNIEHLARVVMVRDGKAYPDTLVGTDSHTTMVNGLGVLGWGVGGIEAEAAMLGQPVSMLIPRVVGFKLTGELPTGTTATDLVLTITEMLRKHGVVGKFVEFYGEGVAATSLANRATIGNMSPEFGSTAAIFPIDDETIKYMRLTGRPEQQLALVEAYAKEQGLWLDPNAEPDYSEKLELDLSTVVPSIAGPKRPQDRIVLANAAEQFKLDVRNYVDTVDEAGVESFPASDAPAVRPNGAPSNPVPVTAPDGTTYELDHGAVTVAAITSCTNTSNPYVMVAAALVAKKAVEKGLTRKPWVKTTLAPGSKVVTDYFDKAGLTPYLDKLGFNLVGYGCTTCIGNSGPLPEEVSKAVNEHDLAVTSVLSGNRNFEGRINPDVKMNYLASPPLVVAYAIAGSMKVDITQDALGVDQDGKPVHLKDIWPSEAEVNDVVANAIGEDMFSKSYSDVFAGDAQWQSLPIPTGNTFEWDAESTYVRKPPYFEGMGMDPAPVEDIAGARVLAKLGDSVTTDHISPAGAIKADTPAGQYLTEHGVERRDFNSYGSRRGNHEVMIRGTFANIRLRNQIAPGTEGGYTRDFTQDGAPVSFIYDASRNYIEQGIPLVVLAGKEYGSGSSRDWAAKGTALLGVKAVIAESYERIHRSNLIGMGVLPLQFPEGRTADSLGLTGEESFTITGVTELNDGRTPSTMKVTTDTGVEFDAVVRIDTPGEADYYRNGGIMQYVLRSLIRK, from the coding sequence GTGTCGGCGAACAGCTTCGACGCCCGCAGCACGCTGCAGGTGGGCGACGAGTCGTACGAGATCTTCCGGCTTGACAAGGTCGAGGGCGCGGCCCGACTGCCTTACAGCCTGAAGGTGCTGCTGGAGAACCTGCTCCGCACCGAGGACGGCGCGAACATCACCGCCGACCACATCCGTGCCCTCGGCGGCTGGGACTCCCAGGCCAAGCCGTCGCAGGAGATCCAGTTCACGCCGGCTCGCGTGATCATGCAGGACTTCACCGGCGTGCCCTGCGTCGTGGACCTCGCCACCATGCGCGAGGCCGTCAAGGAGCTCGGCGGCGACGCGGCGAAGATCAACCCGCTGGCCCCGGCCGAGCTGGTCATCGACCACTCCGTCATCGCCGACAAGTTCGGCACCAACGACGCCTTCAAGCAGAACGTCGAGCTGGAGTACGGCCGCAACAAGGAGCGCTACCAGTTCCTGCGCTGGGGCCAGACCGCCTTCGACGAGTTCAAGGTCGTCCCGCCCGGCACCGGCATCGTCCACCAGGTGAACATCGAGCACCTGGCCCGCGTGGTGATGGTGCGCGACGGCAAGGCGTACCCCGACACGCTCGTCGGCACCGACTCGCACACCACCATGGTCAACGGCCTCGGCGTTCTCGGCTGGGGCGTCGGTGGCATCGAGGCCGAGGCCGCCATGCTCGGCCAGCCGGTCTCCATGCTCATCCCGCGGGTCGTCGGCTTCAAGCTGACCGGCGAGCTGCCCACCGGCACCACCGCCACCGACCTGGTGCTGACCATCACCGAGATGCTGCGCAAGCACGGCGTGGTCGGCAAGTTCGTCGAGTTCTACGGCGAGGGCGTGGCCGCGACGAGCCTGGCCAACCGCGCCACCATCGGCAACATGTCGCCGGAGTTCGGCTCCACCGCCGCGATCTTCCCGATCGACGACGAGACCATCAAGTACATGCGCCTGACCGGCCGCCCCGAGCAGCAGCTCGCGCTCGTCGAGGCGTACGCCAAGGAGCAGGGCCTCTGGCTGGACCCGAACGCCGAGCCGGACTACTCCGAGAAGCTCGAGCTGGACCTGTCCACCGTCGTGCCGTCCATCGCCGGCCCCAAGCGCCCGCAGGACCGCATCGTCCTGGCCAACGCCGCCGAGCAGTTCAAGCTGGACGTCCGCAACTACGTCGACACCGTCGACGAGGCGGGCGTGGAGTCCTTCCCGGCCTCCGACGCCCCGGCCGTCCGCCCCAACGGCGCCCCGAGCAACCCGGTCCCGGTCACCGCCCCCGACGGCACCACCTACGAGCTGGACCACGGCGCGGTCACCGTCGCGGCCATCACCTCCTGCACCAACACCTCCAACCCGTACGTCATGGTCGCCGCCGCGCTGGTGGCCAAGAAGGCGGTGGAGAAGGGCCTGACCCGCAAGCCGTGGGTCAAGACCACCCTCGCCCCGGGTTCGAAGGTCGTGACGGACTACTTCGACAAGGCCGGCCTGACCCCGTACCTGGACAAGCTGGGCTTCAACCTCGTCGGCTACGGCTGCACCACCTGCATCGGCAACTCCGGCCCGCTGCCGGAGGAGGTCTCCAAGGCCGTCAACGAGCACGACCTCGCGGTCACCTCGGTGCTGTCCGGCAACCGCAACTTCGAGGGCCGGATCAACCCCGACGTCAAGATGAACTACCTGGCGTCCCCGCCGCTGGTCGTCGCCTACGCCATCGCCGGCTCCATGAAGGTGGACATCACCCAGGACGCGCTCGGTGTCGACCAGGACGGCAAGCCGGTCCACCTGAAGGACATCTGGCCGTCGGAGGCCGAGGTCAACGACGTCGTGGCCAACGCCATCGGCGAGGACATGTTCTCCAAGTCCTACTCCGACGTGTTCGCCGGCGACGCCCAGTGGCAGTCGCTGCCGATCCCGACCGGCAACACCTTCGAGTGGGACGCCGAGTCCACCTACGTCCGCAAGCCCCCGTACTTCGAGGGCATGGGCATGGACCCGGCCCCGGTCGAGGACATCGCCGGCGCCCGGGTGCTCGCCAAGCTCGGCGACTCGGTCACCACCGACCACATCTCCCCGGCCGGCGCCATCAAGGCCGACACTCCGGCGGGCCAGTACCTCACCGAGCACGGCGTCGAGCGCCGCGACTTCAACTCCTACGGTTCCCGCCGCGGCAACCACGAGGTGATGATCCGCGGTACGTTCGCCAACATCCGCCTGCGCAACCAGATCGCGCCGGGGACGGAGGGCGGCTACACCCGCGACTTCACCCAGGACGGCGCGCCGGTCTCCTTCATCTACGACGCCTCGCGCAACTACATCGAGCAGGGCATCCCGCTGGTCGTCCTGGCCGGCAAGGAGTACGGCTCCGGCTCGTCCCGTGACTGGGCCGCGAAGGGCACCGCGCTGCTCGGCGTCAAGGCCGTCATCGCCGAGTCCTACGAGCGCATCCACCGCTCGAACCTCATCGGCATGGGCGTTCTGCCGCTGCAGTTCCCGGAGGGCCGGACGGCCGACTCGCTCGGCCTGACCGGCGAGGAGTCCTTCACCATCACCGGCGTCACCGAGCTCAACGACGGCCGCACGCCGAGCACCATGAAGGTCACCACCGACACCGGTGTCGAGTTCGACGCGGTCGTCCGCATCGACACCCCCGGTGAGGCCGACTACTACCGCAACGGCGGCATCATGCAGTACGTGCTGCGCAGCCTGATCCGCAAGTAA